The following are from one region of the Terriglobia bacterium genome:
- a CDS encoding cytochrome c biogenesis protein CcdA produces MSSLPFPITAFLAGIVSFLSPCVLPLVPGYVSLISGASVEELQSKDRKLLNTVLLHSLMFILGFTVVFVMLGAAATGIGQMVHEYKKYLEWVAGAVVIIFGLHLTGIIKIKALYADKRLHSVKGGKSPLGAFVVGFAFAFGWTPCLGPIISAILIMAGSADTVNKGVLLLWIYSLGLAVPFLLTSLLIDRFLGFYGRFRRHLHTLEVVSGVFLMVFGVLILTRHFAVLSSYLGFLNRFTL; encoded by the coding sequence ATGTCCTCATTACCTTTTCCAATTACCGCGTTCCTGGCCGGGATCGTCTCATTCTTGTCGCCATGCGTGCTGCCGCTGGTTCCCGGATACGTCTCTCTGATTTCCGGCGCCAGCGTGGAAGAGCTGCAGTCTAAAGACCGCAAGCTGTTGAATACAGTGCTGTTGCACTCGCTCATGTTTATTCTGGGCTTTACCGTGGTGTTTGTAATGCTGGGCGCGGCTGCCACTGGCATTGGCCAGATGGTCCATGAATATAAGAAGTACCTGGAATGGGTGGCCGGCGCGGTGGTGATCATTTTTGGCCTGCATCTGACCGGCATCATTAAGATCAAGGCCCTGTATGCGGACAAACGGCTGCATTCGGTGAAGGGCGGCAAGTCTCCGCTGGGGGCGTTCGTTGTCGGTTTTGCCTTTGCCTTTGGCTGGACGCCGTGCCTGGGACCGATTATTTCCGCGATCCTGATCATGGCCGGTTCGGCGGATACCGTGAACAAAGGCGTGCTGCTGCTGTGGATTTATTCGCTGGGACTGGCGGTACCATTTCTTTTGACGTCGCTTCTGATTGACCGGTTCCTCGGCTTTTATGGCCGCTTTCGCCGGCATCTGCACACGCTGGAAGTTGTAAGCGGCGTGTTCCTGATGGTGTTTGGCGTGTTGATCCTTACGCGACACTTTGCCGTGCTTTCAAGCTATCTAGGATTTTTAAACCGCTTTACCTTGTGA